In Candidatus Syntrophosphaera sp., a single genomic region encodes these proteins:
- a CDS encoding energy-coupling factor ABC transporter ATP-binding protein: MFLVSGLDLKYPNQERNLLEGINISLQAGELLFLRGPNGSGKTSLLNAISGIIPQRVKAGLAGSISLNGIDLQPVPLNERFRHLAYQMSDPDNQIFFPRLAKELSFALENAGLPGADIHRRIDLWAEHFGLGGFWQTEPGKLSRGQKKILILAVCAAMETPLVLLDEPSSGLDYDALARVKAWLEQVLGQGRIVIMAEHDPELSSLATKTLVLGQ, encoded by the coding sequence ATGTTTCTCGTCTCCGGCCTTGATCTGAAGTACCCCAACCAGGAGCGCAACCTGTTGGAGGGTATCAACATCAGTCTCCAGGCGGGGGAATTGCTGTTCCTGCGAGGGCCCAATGGCAGCGGCAAAACCTCGCTGCTCAACGCGATCAGCGGCATCATACCCCAGCGCGTCAAAGCCGGGCTGGCCGGCTCGATATCCCTGAACGGCATCGATTTGCAGCCCGTTCCACTCAACGAAAGATTCCGCCATCTGGCCTACCAGATGAGCGATCCGGACAACCAGATCTTCTTTCCCAGGCTGGCCAAAGAGCTGTCATTCGCGCTGGAAAACGCCGGCCTGCCCGGAGCTGATATCCACCGCAGGATCGATCTCTGGGCGGAGCATTTTGGCTTGGGCGGTTTCTGGCAGACCGAGCCCGGCAAACTTTCCCGGGGGCAGAAAAAGATCCTCATCCTGGCTGTCTGCGCGGCGATGGAGACTCCGCTGGTCCTGCTGGACGAACCCTCGTCAGGCTTGGATTATGATGCCCTGGCAAGAGTGAAGGCCTGGCTGGAACAGGTCCTCGGCCAGGGCAGGATCGTCATCATGGCCGAACACGATCCCGAACTGAGTTCTCTGGCCACGAAAACTTTGGTGCTGGGCCAATGA
- a CDS encoding ATP-binding cassette domain-containing protein, translating into MTDILWQARDLGFAYPGQAALFEGLSFSLRTRDRILLRGANGCGKSTLLSLLMGILEPVTGSLELKGKKPSELSPAAWRDLVFCRQSAPANLFGLTPGHDLATWQLAFPERFSEQAVRELDDPLLQKLDSVYTSLSGGELRAFSLLWLPLLKDKFWLLDEPTAGLDASRKERFAQLCADKAETESSMLIVSHDPVLPQDLFDRVLLLELGKLRELK; encoded by the coding sequence ATGACGGATATCCTTTGGCAGGCGCGGGACCTGGGCTTTGCCTATCCAGGCCAGGCCGCGCTGTTTGAGGGTCTGTCCTTTTCGCTCCGAACCCGGGACCGCATTCTCCTGCGCGGCGCCAACGGCTGCGGTAAAAGCACCCTGCTCTCTTTACTGATGGGGATTCTGGAGCCGGTGACCGGCAGCCTTGAACTGAAGGGAAAAAAACCCAGCGAGCTAAGCCCGGCGGCCTGGCGCGACCTTGTTTTCTGCCGGCAAAGCGCGCCGGCAAACCTATTTGGCCTGACCCCCGGCCATGATCTGGCCACCTGGCAACTGGCTTTCCCGGAACGCTTTTCAGAGCAGGCTGTCCGGGAATTGGACGATCCCCTGCTGCAAAAGCTGGATTCCGTCTATACCAGCCTCTCGGGTGGTGAGTTACGTGCTTTTAGTTTGCTCTGGCTGCCCTTGCTCAAAGACAAATTCTGGCTTCTGGACGAACCAACCGCAGGCTTGGACGCCTCGCGCAAGGAGCGTTTTGCCCAGCTTTGCGCGGATAAGGCGGAAACGGAAAGCAGCATGTTGATCGTCAGCCACGATCCGGTTTTGCCGCAAGACCTTTTCGACCGGGTGCTGCTCCTGGAACTGGGAAAACTGCGGGAGCTGAAATGA